The proteins below come from a single Rosa rugosa chromosome 2, drRosRugo1.1, whole genome shotgun sequence genomic window:
- the LOC133732865 gene encoding copper transporter 1-like, producing the protein MEGMDHSHHDMGSMAPPPSMNGATTMPHQKMMMHMTFFWGTTAEVLFSRWPGTNTGMYYVALLFVFALAVLVEWLSHCRIIKVGSGHVAAGLIQTLLHCLRVGLAYMVMLAVMSFNAGVFLVAVAGHTLGFLLFGSRVFRKPVEDEKGSDLPPMSC; encoded by the coding sequence ATGGAAGGGATGGATCATAGTCATCATGACATGGGTTCCATGGCACCACCGCCATCCATGAACGGCGCAACGACGATGCCTCACCAGAAAATGATGATGCACATGACCTTCTTCTGGGGCACAACCGCCGAGGTCCTCTTCTCCAGATGGCCAGGCACCAACACTGGCATGTATTACGTGGCCCTGCTCTTCGTCTTCGCCCTCGCTGTTCTCGTCGAGTGGCTCTCCCACTGTCGAATCATCAAGGTCGGGTCGGGACACGTGGCGGCCGGACTGATCCAGACCCTCTTGCATTGTCTGAGGGTCGGGTTGGCTTATATGGTAATGTTGGCTGTCATGTCCTTTAATGCTGGTGTGTTTTTGGTTGCTGTGGCTGGGCATACTTTGGGGTTCTTGCTCTTTGGGAGTAGGGTTTTCAGGAAACCTGTGGAGGATGAAAAGGGCTCTGATCTTCCTCCAATGAGTTGTTGA